The following proteins come from a genomic window of Alnus glutinosa chromosome 10, dhAlnGlut1.1, whole genome shotgun sequence:
- the LOC133880532 gene encoding cyclic nucleotide-gated ion channel 1-like: MQIEMSIWLDNKKKEETKKATEREIELWMKNKKLPPNIMRRVMPHVGHMIGERKDIDARNPLPHLPTEITKEIQRYMGGPLLRSMQIFTKMDGQLLDSMCDRFMPVFYTEKSYIVWEGDRVDEMFFIMRGTLLITTNNGGRTGFFKSEYRKAGDFCGEEIITNWALDPHSSTNLPISTRTVQALTEVEAFALKADDLKFLASQFELGGKQLRDTCRRHSPDQWRNWAASIIQAAWRRYKSLRANKENRLQDALASSLSLGAAIYASRFAANALRTRKERVLERIPPTHVASKTSRARFYIEEQ; this comes from the exons ATGCAGATTGAGATGTCTATATGGTTggataataaaaagaaagaggagactAAGAAAGCTACTGAGCGAGAGATAGAGTTGTGGATGAAGAACAAGAAGCTCCCTCCCAATATAATGCGGCGCGTCATGCCCCACGTAGGACACATGATAGGAGAACGGAAAGATATTGATGCCAGGAATCCTCTCCCACATCTTCCCACAGAAATTACAAAGGAGATTCAGCGCTATATGGGTGGGCCACTACTAAGGAGT ATGCAGATCTTTACAAAGATGGACGGACAGCTGTTGGATTCAATGTGTGACCGTTTCATGCCAGTGTTCTACACAGAAAAAAGCTACATTGTTTGGGAGGGAGACCGAGTTGATGAGATGTTCTTCATCATGCGAGGCACCCTATTGATCACGACAAACAATGGTGGAAGAACGGGCTTCTTCAAATCTGAATATCGTAAGGCCGGTGACTTCTGTGGTGAAGAAATTATTACTAATTGGGCTTTGGATCCCCACTCCtcaaccaatcttcccatctcAACTAGAACGGTCCAAGCCCTTACAGAAGTTGAAGCCTTTGCTCTAAAAGCCGACGACTTGAAGTTTCTAGCCTCTCAGTTCGAGCTCGGTGGCAAGCAACTTCGAGACACTTGCAGACGTCACTCTCCTGATCAATGGAGGAATTGGGCAGCTTCGATCATACAGGCAGCCTGGCGCCGCTATAAGTCTCTTCGGGCAAATAAGGAGAATAGGTTGCAAGATGCTTTGGCCAGCTCGCTAAGTTTAGGTGCCGCCATTTATGCCTCACGGTTTGCTGCTAATGCACTTCGCACACGGAAGGAAAGGGTGCTAGAGAGAATTCCACCCACCCACGTTGCTTCAAAAACCAGCAGAGCCCGATTTTATATTGAAGAACAATAA